The genome window ATGCGTGGGGCAGATCCTTGGTCCAGACCGGAGTAGAGGTAACCCGCATGGCTGCAATGGCCCGTCAGGCGGGCATGCATGGAATCGTTTGCAGCGGTCACGAGGCTGCGGCGGTTCATGCGACCCATGGGGACTCACTTCGGCTTTTAGTGCCCGGTATCCGTCTACCGGGCGACGCCGCTGGCGACCAGTCGAGGGTCATGTCACCTGAAGACGCAGCATCCGCGGGTGCCAGCTATGTCGTGCTGGGCCGGTCGATCACTCTCGCCAAAGATCCGCGTGTGGCGATGGAAGCGGTTACCCAGAGCCTGACGGGGCGGCGACCGTTGGCTTAATTAACGACGTGGAGGGGTTACCGACGTCGCGCCTGATTTTGCGCACTTTGCACGCTCAGCGCACCTGCGGCCCAAGTCAGATTCGGGTCCCGCGTTCGTTCAGTTTGAAGCGTGACACTTGTTTCGCATGCCAAGACCGCGGATTGAGGACTTTGCGGATCCGCACCGTCCTCATATTCGTGGTCGTAGCAGCGTCCCAGTGTCCATCACAATCCGTGACCACTAACTTCGGTTTGCCCCGGTTGATTTCACATCACTCAGGCGGTATTTTCCAAGGCTACCCTCGAATAGTGGCTCCGCAAAGCGTGCGGGGCTGTTGGCACGTCCATAGGAGCTTTTGTGAAAGTACGCAGTAGCGTCAAGCCGATCTGTGAGCACTGCAAAGTGATCAAGCGTCAGGGCGTCGTCCGGATCATCTGCAGTCGGAATCCCAAGCACAAGCAG of Gemmatimonadaceae bacterium contains these proteins:
- the rpmJ gene encoding 50S ribosomal protein L36, whose product is MKVRSSVKPICEHCKVIKRQGVVRIICSRNPKHKQRQG
- the pyrF gene encoding orotidine-5'-phosphate decarboxylase, with amino-acid sequence VGNELFTAVGPEIIQWLRDFGCDVFLDLKYHDIPNTVAGAIRRVADMGVRLTTVHASGGQKMLEAAVEAAGAACGVLAVTVLTSLDDSMLAHAWGRSLVQTGVEVTRMAAMARQAGMHGIVCSGHEAAAVHATHGDSLRLLVPGIRLPGDAAGDQSRVMSPEDAASAGASYVVLGRSITLAKDPRVAMEAVTQSLTGRRPLA